One Panicum virgatum strain AP13 chromosome 9K, P.virgatum_v5, whole genome shotgun sequence genomic region harbors:
- the LOC120652163 gene encoding metacaspase-1-like — translation MGNTRPLGAASSRSTAAAAWCSHCGATGLATPTTSGSGSSVWCAFCHRPTRIERQRQRGAGDSATPTTVALAVTSPPLTLSARREIPPDYPKIRGRKRALLVGVSYTGTAHELRGTVNDVKEMRRLLVAQFGFPSGCILELTEKESDPSRVPTRENLLRAMRWLTEGCGPGDSLVFLFCGHGVQEVDLNGDEVDGYNEALCPVDFERSGVILDDEINETVVRPLGRGVKLHAVMDTCHSGTILDLPYLHPRPPLPLPPLQNGALAVGESLPWWEGEAPQRRPGHLHQQLQRRPELRGHQRISRVGIDRRHDGQLHRGRGGRTRDDLRAAAERDEGEDPRRPWELPPPGRVSIPDRTGLTAGLRYRFTGPVRPDTGRNRAKGFLNSNSAVILVRNGKPVG, via the exons ATGGGGAACACGAGGCCGCTCGGCGCGGCGAGCTCAAGgtcgacggcagcggcggcgtggtgcaGCCACTGCGGCGCCACGGGCCTCGCCACGCCGACAACGTCCGGGTCCGGCTCCAGCGTCTGGTGCGCGTTCTGCCACCGGCCGACGCGCATTGAGAGGCAGCGACAGCGCGGTGCGGGCGACAGCGCCACGCCCACGACGGTGGCGCTCGCCGTAACCTCGCCGCCGCTGACGCTCTCCGCGCGGCGCGAGATCCCGCCGGACTACCCCAAGATACGCGGAAGGAAGCGCGCGCTCCTCGTCGGCGTCAGCTACACGGGCACCGCGCACGAGCTCAGGGGCACGGTCAACGACGTCAAGGAGATGCGGCGCCTCCTCGTCGCCCAGTTCGGGTTCCCGAGCGGCTGCATCCTGGAGCTCACCG AGAAGGAGAGTGACCCGAGCAGGGTGCCGACGCGGGAGAACCTGCTGCGGGCGATGCGGTGGCTGACGGAGGGGTGCGGCCCCGGCGACTCGCTGGTGTTCCTCTTCTGCGGGCACGGCGTGCAGGAGGTGGACCTGAACGGCGACGAGGTGGACGGCTACAACGAGGCGCTGTGCCCCGTGGACTTCGAGCGGAGCGGCGTCATCCTGGACGACGAGATCAACGAGACCGTCGTCCGGCCGCTGGGCAGGGGCGTCAAGCTGCACGCCGTCATGGACACCTGCCACAGCGGCACCATCCTCGACCTCCCCTACCTCCATCCTCGACCTCCCCTACCTCTGCCGCCTCTCCAG AACGGAGCACTGGCAGTGGGAGAATCACTACCCTGGTGGGAAGGGGAAGCGCCCCAACGGAGGCCTGGCCATCTCCATCAGCAGCTGCAGAGACGACCAGAACTCCGCGGACACCAGC GGATTTCCCGAGTCGGAATCGATCGGCGCCATGATGGACAGCTTCATCGCGGCCGTGGAGGCCGAACCAGGGACGACCTACGGGCGGCTGCTGAGCGCGATGAGGGCGAGGATCCGCGACGGCCATGGGAGCTGCCGCCTCCCGGCAGGGTTTCCAttcccgaccggaccggcctaaccgccgggctccggtaccggtttaccggtccggttaggccggataccggtcggaaccgggcAAAaggttttttgaattcaaattcagcaGTTATACTGGTACGCAACGGTAAGCCGGTCGGATag